The proteins below come from a single Dehalococcoidales bacterium genomic window:
- the frr gene encoding ribosome recycling factor — translation MRKTVEGLRKELATIRTGHAAPGLIEHIKVDYAGVPTPLNQIASISAPEARLLVVQPWDKGSIRSIEKAILTSELGLNPTNDGHIIRISIPPLSEERRQELIKVVRKRAEERRIAIRNLRREAMEEQKELEKAKDISQDEYKRILNQLQKLTDSFIGDIDRVGQDKETELLQV, via the coding sequence ATGCGCAAGACCGTTGAGGGTTTGAGGAAGGAGCTGGCTACCATCCGCACCGGGCACGCCGCTCCCGGCTTGATTGAGCATATCAAGGTAGACTATGCCGGTGTCCCCACTCCGCTTAACCAGATTGCCAGCATTTCTGCTCCCGAGGCAAGACTCCTCGTTGTCCAGCCTTGGGACAAAGGCAGTATCCGCAGCATCGAAAAAGCGATACTGACATCTGAACTGGGGCTGAATCCGACCAATGACGGGCATATAATCCGGATAAGCATCCCGCCGCTTTCTGAAGAACGGCGGCAGGAACTGATTAAAGTAGTACGCAAGCGAGCTGAAGAAAGGAGGATAGCCATACGTAACCTGAGACGTGAGGCTATGGAAGAGCAGAAAGAACTGGAGAAAGCCAAGGATATTTCACAAGACGAATACAAACGCATCTTGAACCAGCTACAAAAGCTTACCGATAGCTTCATCGGTGATATTGACCGTGTAGGACAGGATAAGGAAACAGAACTACTACAGGTCTAG
- a CDS encoding sulfide/dihydroorotate dehydrogenase-like FAD/NAD-binding protein: protein MYKILLREDLAPKIHMFKIAAPDVARKAQAGQFVIIRVDEKGERIPLTIADWDREEGSVTIIFNQVGRTTSKLAALQEGQYIANFVGPLGLPAQIDKFGTVILVVGGYSVATIIPAARALKEAGNTIISIIRAPTRETLFGDERLGSFSDRSIIVTGDISSDCDSFIFEPLKQILQNEKINRVITVGPACVMKLVSATTRQFGVKTVASLNPIMIDGTGMCGCCRVSVNGETKFACVDGPEFDANEIDWTTLMVRRCTYSGEPQPVLQYQCRNCAQW, encoded by the coding sequence GTGTATAAAATCTTATTAAGGGAAGACTTGGCGCCTAAAATCCATATGTTCAAGATTGCGGCGCCGGACGTAGCCAGGAAAGCTCAAGCGGGACAGTTTGTTATCATCAGAGTTGATGAAAAAGGAGAGCGTATCCCGCTGACCATCGCTGACTGGGACCGGGAGGAAGGCAGCGTCACTATCATTTTTAACCAGGTAGGCAGGACAACCAGCAAGCTGGCGGCGCTGCAAGAAGGTCAATATATTGCTAACTTCGTGGGTCCTCTCGGCTTACCAGCCCAGATTGATAAGTTTGGTACCGTGATCCTGGTTGTCGGTGGATACTCGGTCGCCACTATCATCCCCGCCGCTCGGGCTTTGAAGGAAGCAGGTAATACTATCATCTCGATCATCAGAGCACCAACCAGAGAGACTCTGTTTGGTGACGAGCGCCTGGGCAGCTTCAGCGACCGCTCAATAATAGTAACCGGTGATATCTCATCTGACTGTGATAGTTTTATTTTTGAACCGCTAAAGCAAATTCTCCAGAATGAGAAGATTAACCGGGTTATCACCGTTGGTCCGGCCTGCGTGATGAAGCTCGTTTCGGCAACCACCAGACAATTCGGAGTCAAGACAGTTGCCAGCCTGAACCCGATAATGATTGACGGCACCGGGATGTGCGGTTGCTGCCGGGTATCAGTTAACGGCGAGACCAAATTTGCCTGCGTGGATGGGCCTGAGTTTGATGCCAATGAGATTGATTGGACAACACTCATGGTGCGACGATGCACCTATAGTGGTGAGCCTCAACCTGTACTGCAGTATCAATGCCGTAACTGCGCCCAATGGTAG
- the rpsB gene encoding 30S ribosomal protein S2 yields the protein MPEIASVKQLLEAGAHFGHQTSRWNPRMKKYIFTKRNGIHIIDLEQTATMLEKACNFVRQTIAEGEHILFVGTKKQAHDIIEEEAKRCGMNYVNQRWIGGTLTNFPTIQSRIDYLVRLEDQQARGEFSRLPKKEALKLEEEILRLNRQMGGIKEMVNLPAALFVIDTSKERIALAEAKRVGIPVVAVTDTNTNPDEIDYPVPANDDAIRAIKLICSRIASAVIEGKSSQMATAIEEGREEGQAEPLAEEAAEPLSTAKQE from the coding sequence TTGCCAGAGATTGCTAGTGTAAAACAACTTTTAGAAGCTGGGGCCCACTTCGGGCACCAGACCAGCCGCTGGAACCCGCGTATGAAGAAGTACATATTTACCAAGCGGAATGGTATTCATATTATTGACCTCGAACAAACGGCGACCATGCTGGAGAAAGCCTGCAACTTCGTCCGTCAGACAATAGCCGAGGGTGAGCATATCCTCTTCGTCGGTACCAAGAAACAGGCGCATGATATCATAGAGGAAGAAGCCAAACGCTGTGGTATGAATTATGTCAATCAGCGCTGGATAGGCGGGACACTGACTAATTTCCCCACCATCCAGTCCCGCATTGACTACCTGGTCCGCCTGGAAGACCAGCAAGCCCGGGGAGAGTTCAGCCGTCTGCCCAAAAAAGAAGCCCTGAAGCTTGAGGAGGAAATCCTGCGCTTGAACCGGCAAATGGGCGGTATCAAGGAGATGGTTAATCTGCCCGCCGCCCTATTCGTTATTGATACTTCCAAAGAAAGGATCGCTTTAGCCGAGGCGAAACGGGTGGGGATACCGGTTGTCGCCGTAACCGACACCAACACTAACCCAGACGAAATAGACTACCCTGTCCCCGCCAATGATGACGCCATCAGAGCCATCAAACTGATATGCAGCCGGATTGCCTCTGCTGTTATTGAAGGTAAAAGCAGCCAGATGGCGACCGCTATTGAGGAAGGACGGGAAGAAGGTCAGGCAGAACCTCTGGCTGAAGAGGCTGCCGAGCCGTTATCCACTGCTAAACAGGAATAG
- the gltA gene encoding NADPH-dependent glutamate synthase, producing MPKVNLNRVEMPRQDTKARSKNFDEVALGYTPEQAMEEASRCIQCPKRPCIGGCPVGINIPDFIKAMVQNDLPEAVRVIKSTTSLPGICGRVCPQETQCEKVCTLAAKKAPLAIGRLERYLADWERTNKQPSNPAAIQPPGPSGKRVAVVGSGPAGLTAAADLAKMGHSVTLFEALHVAGGVLMYGIPEFRLPKNIVQTEIDYVTSLGVELKLDSVIGKIDTVDELLNNGYNAVFLCTGAGLPMFLNVPGESLCGIYSANEFMTRTIQMKGNLYPEYDTPVRIGRKVAVIGGGNVAMDSARCALRLGAREVYVVYRRSEAEMPARREEVENAEEEGVIFKFLSNPLGFLGNGRGWVMAMECIEMELGEPDASGRRSAVPKKGSEFLMQVDSVIIALGNNPNPLIAATTEGLETTQRGTIVADEATGKTVKPRVWAGGDIITGAATVISAMGAGKRAAASIDDYLRGTG from the coding sequence ATGCCTAAAGTAAATCTAAACCGGGTTGAAATGCCCAGGCAGGACACTAAAGCACGAAGCAAGAATTTCGATGAGGTAGCCCTCGGTTACACGCCGGAACAGGCAATGGAAGAGGCTAGCCGATGTATCCAATGTCCCAAGCGTCCCTGTATCGGTGGTTGCCCTGTAGGCATTAATATACCAGACTTTATCAAGGCTATGGTTCAGAATGATTTGCCTGAAGCGGTAAGGGTAATCAAAAGCACCACTAGTCTACCCGGTATCTGCGGTCGAGTTTGCCCTCAGGAGACCCAGTGTGAAAAAGTTTGCACGCTGGCGGCAAAGAAAGCGCCTTTAGCTATCGGTCGTCTCGAGCGTTACTTGGCAGACTGGGAGCGCACCAACAAGCAACCAAGCAATCCCGCAGCCATTCAGCCACCCGGTCCAAGCGGCAAACGGGTGGCGGTAGTCGGCTCCGGCCCGGCCGGGCTAACGGCTGCCGCTGACCTGGCTAAAATGGGACACAGCGTCACCCTCTTTGAAGCGCTGCACGTCGCCGGTGGGGTTTTGATGTACGGAATTCCAGAGTTCAGACTTCCTAAGAATATCGTCCAGACTGAGATTGACTATGTTACTTCCCTGGGAGTAGAACTCAAACTGGACTCCGTAATCGGTAAGATTGATACCGTAGACGAACTGCTGAACAACGGTTACAACGCGGTCTTTCTGTGCACAGGTGCCGGACTGCCCATGTTTTTGAATGTTCCTGGTGAAAGCCTGTGTGGTATCTATTCAGCTAATGAATTCATGACCCGAACCATACAGATGAAAGGCAATCTCTATCCGGAGTATGATACCCCGGTCAGAATAGGGAGAAAAGTCGCCGTAATTGGGGGCGGTAATGTAGCTATGGACTCAGCCCGCTGCGCTCTCAGACTTGGCGCCAGGGAAGTCTACGTTGTTTATCGCCGGTCTGAAGCCGAAATGCCCGCCCGCCGTGAAGAAGTAGAAAATGCTGAGGAGGAAGGTGTCATTTTTAAGTTCCTGAGCAATCCTCTCGGCTTTTTAGGCAACGGGCGGGGCTGGGTCATGGCAATGGAGTGCATCGAAATGGAGCTTGGTGAACCTGATGCCAGCGGTCGGCGCAGCGCTGTTCCCAAAAAGGGAAGCGAATTCCTGATGCAGGTCGATAGTGTCATCATCGCCCTGGGTAATAATCCCAACCCCCTCATTGCCGCTACTACCGAAGGTCTGGAAACCACTCAACGAGGAACTATCGTCGCTGACGAAGCGACCGGCAAAACGGTAAAGCCGAGGGTCTGGGCAGGTGGAGACATCATAACCGGCGCGGCCACGGTAATCAGTGCCATGGGTGCCGGCAAACGGGCGGCCGCCTCTATTGATGATTACCTAAGGGGAACGGGCTGA
- the uppS gene encoding polyprenyl diphosphate synthase, producing MTRPSTTRKFTLLPTHIAFVPDGNGRWAEKRGLPRLQGHSAGVENMRRIVEYLNTYAIKFITLYGFSTENWSRPAEEVNGLFRLLDDFIDKCVFDLHKNGVKLRHLGRLAELPPGLQQAIKESVELTRNNTGMTLSLAFNYGGRAEILDAARRLITDGVAPQDITEELFSTYLYTNGLPNVDLLIRTGDELRLSNFLIWQTAYSEYHFTKVLWPDFGKKDMDRALLSYSRRQRRFGGL from the coding sequence ATGACCAGACCATCAACTACCAGGAAATTCACTCTGCTTCCTACCCATATCGCTTTTGTCCCGGATGGCAATGGCCGGTGGGCGGAAAAACGCGGGTTACCCAGGCTCCAGGGGCACAGTGCCGGCGTCGAAAACATGCGCCGCATCGTTGAATACCTCAATACTTACGCCATAAAATTTATCACACTCTACGGATTCTCCACGGAAAACTGGTCCCGCCCGGCCGAGGAAGTCAATGGTCTGTTCCGCCTGCTTGACGACTTTATCGATAAGTGTGTGTTTGACCTCCACAAAAACGGGGTGAAGCTCCGCCACCTCGGACGACTCGCTGAACTCCCTCCGGGATTACAGCAGGCAATAAAGGAATCGGTCGAGCTAACCCGGAACAATACGGGGATGACGCTCAGTCTAGCTTTCAACTACGGCGGCCGTGCTGAGATTTTAGATGCGGCACGCCGCCTGATAACTGATGGCGTGGCACCTCAAGACATCACTGAAGAGCTATTCAGCACATATCTCTATACCAACGGTTTGCCCAATGTTGACCTACTGATACGTACCGGGGATGAACTCCGCCTCAGCAACTTTCTTATCTGGCAAACCGCCTACAGCGAGTACCATTTCACTAAAGTCCTGTGGCCTGACTTCGGCAAAAAAGACATGGATAGAGCGCTCCTTTCTTACAGCCGCAGGCAGAGGCGCTTTGGCGGACTATAA
- a CDS encoding 1-deoxy-D-xylulose-5-phosphate reductoisomerase yields the protein MSEGRINIAVLGSTGSIGQQTLEVVRALPHRFRVIGLAAGKNTDLLSRQISEFKPEFVCCRDTQALLNQASADYELLSLEEMASHPRADTVVIATSGKAGLLPALAAVKAGKSVALANKEALVMAGEIITREAELSKAPILPIDSEHSAIWQCLRGENQSAARILLTASGGPFRHYPPDQLKGVSPEQALKHPSWRMGEKVTIDSATLMNKGLEVIEARWLFDLPVSSISVLVHPQSIIHSMVEFVDGSVKAQLSCPDMRLPIQYALSYPDRLENPALPRLDWSVIDNLSFEQPDFDAFPCLKLAIEAGERGGTYPAVLCAADEVAVELFLSRRIKFTDISRLVEQALERHKNTVHPTIEDILEADERARQEIIHTVKVHK from the coding sequence ATGAGCGAGGGAAGAATAAATATCGCCGTACTGGGTTCCACCGGCTCCATCGGGCAGCAGACCCTGGAGGTAGTCCGCGCTCTGCCTCACCGCTTCAGGGTAATCGGGCTGGCCGCCGGTAAGAATACTGATTTACTATCCCGACAAATCAGTGAATTCAAACCGGAGTTTGTCTGCTGCCGGGACACGCAAGCATTGCTTAATCAGGCCAGCGCTGACTATGAGCTGCTATCATTGGAAGAGATGGCCAGTCACCCGCGGGCGGACACCGTGGTTATCGCCACTTCAGGGAAGGCCGGTTTACTCCCAGCGCTGGCCGCGGTCAAGGCAGGCAAGAGTGTCGCCTTAGCCAATAAAGAAGCCCTGGTTATGGCCGGTGAGATTATCACCCGAGAAGCGGAATTAAGTAAGGCGCCGATCCTGCCCATCGATAGTGAACATAGCGCCATATGGCAGTGCTTGCGAGGAGAAAATCAGTCCGCCGCCCGGATTTTGCTGACTGCTTCGGGGGGGCCCTTTCGCCATTACCCGCCGGACCAACTAAAGGGGGTCAGCCCCGAGCAGGCGTTAAAACACCCATCATGGCGGATGGGAGAAAAGGTCACCATCGACTCGGCGACGCTGATGAACAAGGGACTGGAGGTAATCGAAGCCCGCTGGCTATTCGACCTGCCGGTAAGCAGTATCAGCGTGCTGGTACACCCCCAGAGTATTATCCACTCCATGGTCGAGTTCGTTGACGGCTCGGTTAAAGCCCAGTTGAGTTGTCCCGATATGCGCTTACCCATTCAGTATGCCCTGTCCTATCCCGACCGCCTGGAGAATCCCGCATTACCACGACTGGACTGGAGCGTTATTGACAATCTCAGCTTTGAGCAGCCTGATTTTGATGCCTTCCCCTGTCTCAAGCTGGCTATTGAGGCCGGGGAGAGGGGAGGGACATATCCGGCAGTACTCTGCGCCGCCGACGAGGTAGCCGTTGAGCTTTTCCTGTCCCGGCGGATAAAATTTACTGATATCTCCCGCCTTGTCGAGCAGGCGCTGGAGAGGCACAAAAACACAGTCCACCCCACCATCGAAGATATTCTGGAAGCTGATGAGCGGGCCAGGCAGGAAATAATACATACCGTGAAGGTGCATAAATAA
- a CDS encoding phosphatidate cytidylyltransferase, translated as MLRKRVITALWGFPLLVAAIWFDQSLPWFTTLAAICGVLAVIEFYRLVTLSRALPLIRFGALWVLLFILSRDSRLLGMIGPYFDLNLMTPLLFTSAVLLPLIWIPLQRQKEKTFAGWAWTVAGILYVGWLVSYLVALRGMDDGRNWVFFAFFTTFASDTMAFFVGRALGKNRLAPSISPNKTREGTIGGILGAAGVSLLFLLPTPLHLNLHWGQALLLGFLVSIFGQCGDLAESLFKRNMRVKDSGNIMPGHGGLLDRLDSILFAGIVVYYYVLWTT; from the coding sequence ATGCTCAGAAAAAGGGTAATAACTGCGCTGTGGGGATTTCCTCTTCTTGTTGCTGCCATCTGGTTTGACCAGTCCTTACCCTGGTTCACCACGCTGGCAGCTATTTGCGGCGTGCTGGCGGTAATTGAGTTTTACAGACTGGTCACCCTCTCCCGGGCACTGCCGCTTATCCGTTTCGGCGCGCTCTGGGTGCTGCTCTTTATTCTCAGCCGCGATTCCCGCTTGCTCGGTATGATTGGTCCTTACTTCGACCTTAACCTGATGACGCCGCTGCTGTTCACCTCAGCCGTGCTACTACCTTTGATCTGGATTCCTCTGCAGAGACAGAAGGAGAAAACTTTTGCCGGATGGGCATGGACGGTAGCCGGTATCCTCTATGTCGGCTGGCTGGTAAGCTACCTGGTGGCATTAAGAGGCATGGATGACGGCAGGAACTGGGTATTCTTCGCTTTTTTTACTACTTTCGCCTCTGATACAATGGCTTTTTTTGTGGGAAGAGCTTTAGGCAAGAATCGCCTTGCCCCCAGTATCAGTCCTAACAAGACCCGGGAAGGAACTATCGGCGGTATTCTCGGGGCTGCCGGCGTAAGTTTGCTTTTCCTCCTGCCCACTCCGCTGCACCTGAATCTCCACTGGGGACAAGCCCTGCTCCTCGGCTTTCTGGTCAGTATCTTTGGGCAGTGCGGAGACCTGGCTGAATCCCTGTTCAAACGCAATATGAGAGTAAAGGATTCCGGCAATATAATGCCGGGACACGGGGGACTCCTTGACCGACTGGACAGTATTCTCTTTGCCGGCATAGTGGTCTACTACTACGTTCTGTGGACAACCTAG
- the pyrH gene encoding UMP kinase, with protein sequence MTTKYKRVLLKLSGEAFGGKKEYGIDPSTLVKIAKQINQVVEMGVELAVVVGGGNIWRGSQAEKNGMDRVTADYAGMLATVINALALQDVLEREGMITRTQTAIEIHQVAEPYIRRRAIRHLEKGRVVIFASGTGNPYMTTDTAAALRAVEIEAEVLLMTKNNVDGVYSADPRKDPTARKFDKLTHFETLNKRLEVMDATALSLCLENRLPIIVFDLQAPRSLERAVTGEPIGTTISSE encoded by the coding sequence ATGACTACTAAATACAAACGTGTTTTGCTCAAGCTCAGCGGCGAAGCTTTTGGCGGCAAAAAAGAGTACGGCATAGACCCTTCGACCCTGGTAAAGATCGCCAAACAGATTAACCAGGTAGTTGAAATGGGGGTTGAATTAGCTGTTGTTGTCGGCGGTGGCAATATCTGGCGCGGGAGCCAGGCGGAAAAAAACGGGATGGACAGGGTTACCGCTGACTATGCCGGAATGCTGGCGACGGTAATTAACGCACTGGCTCTCCAGGACGTACTGGAGAGAGAAGGCATGATTACCCGGACCCAGACAGCTATCGAGATCCACCAGGTAGCCGAACCTTATATCAGACGGCGCGCTATCCGCCACCTGGAGAAAGGGAGAGTGGTAATCTTCGCCAGCGGCACCGGTAATCCCTACATGACTACAGACACGGCAGCGGCCCTGCGAGCCGTAGAAATTGAGGCGGAGGTGCTGCTGATGACCAAGAACAATGTTGACGGAGTCTACAGCGCCGATCCTCGTAAAGACCCTACCGCCAGGAAGTTTGACAAATTGACTCATTTCGAAACCTTGAACAAGCGTTTAGAGGTAATGGATGCCACCGCTCTCTCTCTGTGCCTGGAGAACAGGCTACCTATCATTGTCTTTGACCTGCAGGCCCCACGCAGTCTTGAAAGAGCCGTCACCGGCGAACCGATTGGTACAACGATATCCAGTGAGTAA
- the ispG gene encoding flavodoxin-dependent (E)-4-hydroxy-3-methylbut-2-enyl-diphosphate synthase, translating into MNQRRKSKPIQIGSVTIGGDAPILVQSMTNTNTRDVMSTIRQIKELEEVDCELVRVAVPDRQAAEALKAIKKGISLPLVADIHFDYRLALEALKSGADGLRLNPGNIGEPEKIKAVVRAAKERNVPIRIGLNAGSLPKKADPRLSTAQKMVAAALEQVRLLESLDFDLIKVSLKAFDVPTTIEAYRDIAQKIPYPLHIGITEAGTPRTGVIRSAVGIGTLLYMGIGDTIRVSLTTHPREEVFAGYEILKSLNLRQHGPVLVSCPSCGRSEVDIVSIAEAVEKELLKVTKPIKVAVMGCVVNGPGEAMDADIGIACGKGRAILFKKGEKVGVVEEKDFVRVLMAEVDKF; encoded by the coding sequence GTGAACCAGCGCCGTAAGAGCAAACCCATCCAGATTGGCAGCGTTACCATCGGCGGGGACGCACCCATTTTGGTGCAATCGATGACCAACACCAATACCCGTGATGTTATGTCAACCATCCGCCAGATCAAAGAGCTGGAAGAAGTCGATTGTGAGCTGGTACGAGTGGCGGTACCTGACCGGCAGGCAGCCGAAGCCCTAAAAGCGATTAAAAAGGGGATTTCCCTGCCCCTGGTAGCTGATATTCACTTCGACTACCGCCTGGCCCTGGAAGCGCTGAAGTCCGGCGCTGACGGCCTCCGCCTCAACCCGGGGAACATCGGCGAGCCGGAGAAGATCAAGGCCGTGGTACGCGCCGCTAAAGAGAGAAACGTCCCTATCCGCATCGGGCTGAATGCCGGCAGTCTGCCGAAAAAAGCCGACCCGCGCCTGTCCACCGCCCAAAAAATGGTAGCGGCGGCACTGGAACAGGTGCGCCTGCTGGAGAGCCTCGACTTCGACCTGATAAAAGTCTCCCTGAAAGCCTTTGACGTGCCGACGACCATTGAAGCCTACCGGGATATTGCTCAAAAAATACCTTACCCGCTGCACATAGGCATTACCGAGGCGGGCACGCCGCGCACGGGCGTTATCCGCAGTGCCGTAGGCATCGGCACGCTGCTCTACATGGGCATCGGTGATACCATCAGGGTCTCCCTGACCACCCACCCCCGGGAAGAGGTCTTCGCCGGTTATGAAATACTGAAGAGCCTCAACCTGCGCCAGCACGGGCCGGTACTGGTGAGCTGCCCCTCCTGCGGGCGGTCGGAGGTGGATATTGTCAGCATCGCCGAAGCGGTGGAAAAAGAGCTGCTCAAGGTTACCAAACCGATAAAGGTGGCAGTGATGGGCTGCGTGGTCAACGGCCCCGGCGAAGCCATGGACGCCGATATCGGCATCGCCTGCGGCAAAGGGCGCGCCATCCTCTTCAAGAAGGGTGAGAAGGTGGGCGTGGTGGAGGAAAAAGACTTTGTCCGGGTACTGATGGCGGAAGTGGACAAATTTTAA
- a CDS encoding M50 family metallopeptidase, whose protein sequence is MFTPIIIGVITLSVIIITHELGHFIAAKSFGVKVEEFGIGFPPRLLGIKRGETVYSLNAIPFGGFNKLAGEEDPEVPRSLAGKSRGIRLLVLGGGSVMNILLAVVLFSLVFMIPRDVITGQVLVEEVAADSPAAMAGISPGDIILSVNNEPVRNNNDLYRYIQNNRGEETTLLIQHADSTRENVRLIPRLKPPADEGAIGVAITTVNTETITQSFPVWQAVPMGIGQIVTYLVAYKESLGSLFSGEETASFFGPVGIAQLTGEVAEIGGIRALLDITGFISLLIGIFNLFPLPAIDGGRITFVVLEWVRRGKRVSPKTEGLIHIIGMALLLVFLFALTYQDIVRVISGESLIP, encoded by the coding sequence ATGTTTACTCCCATAATTATAGGTGTCATTACGCTATCGGTCATTATCATCACCCATGAGCTGGGGCATTTTATCGCTGCCAAGTCGTTCGGAGTAAAGGTAGAGGAATTCGGGATTGGTTTCCCTCCCCGGTTGCTGGGAATAAAACGGGGGGAAACGGTATACTCACTGAATGCCATTCCCTTCGGTGGTTTTAACAAGCTGGCCGGTGAAGAAGACCCTGAAGTACCGAGGAGCCTGGCCGGAAAGAGCCGGGGCATCAGACTACTGGTGCTCGGCGGCGGCTCAGTGATGAATATCCTGCTGGCGGTGGTCTTGTTCTCCCTGGTCTTCATGATCCCCCGTGATGTAATAACCGGACAGGTGCTGGTGGAAGAAGTAGCCGCGGACTCTCCGGCGGCGATGGCCGGAATCAGCCCCGGAGATATTATTCTCAGCGTCAATAACGAGCCGGTCAGAAACAATAACGACCTTTACCGCTATATCCAGAATAACCGGGGTGAGGAGACTACGCTGCTCATCCAGCATGCTGACTCAACCAGGGAGAATGTCCGGCTGATACCTCGACTTAAACCGCCAGCGGATGAGGGGGCAATCGGCGTCGCCATTACGACCGTGAATACGGAAACTATCACGCAGTCCTTTCCCGTCTGGCAGGCAGTACCCATGGGAATCGGGCAGATAGTCACTTACCTGGTTGCCTACAAAGAAAGCCTGGGCAGCCTGTTCAGCGGCGAAGAAACGGCATCATTCTTCGGGCCGGTGGGTATCGCCCAGCTTACCGGGGAGGTGGCTGAGATCGGGGGTATCAGGGCGCTGCTCGATATTACCGGTTTCATCAGTCTGCTGATAGGTATATTCAATCTTTTTCCCCTTCCCGCCATTGACGGGGGCCGGATTACCTTTGTCGTCCTGGAATGGGTACGCCGTGGTAAACGCGTCTCTCCGAAAACCGAAGGGCTGATACATATCATCGGCATGGCGCTGTTGCTGGTATTCCTGTTTGCCCTCACCTACCAGGATATTGTCCGCGTCATCAGCGGGGAGAGCCTTATACCGTGA
- a CDS encoding elongation factor Ts: MKISTDSIKELRELSGAGIMDCRNVLAEVKGDMEKAQSMLKERNLFKAEKKKGRSVSQGLIEAYVHAGGRIGAMIELNCETDFAARTNEFKELAHNLALQVAAMPARFISTDEIPAGVEGVEEKVDCLLLQPYIRNLDMTIQDVINETIAKVGENIKISRFVRYEVGEGKEE; the protein is encoded by the coding sequence TTGAAAATATCAACAGACAGCATAAAGGAACTGCGAGAACTATCCGGGGCGGGCATTATGGATTGCCGGAATGTCCTAGCCGAAGTAAAGGGTGACATGGAAAAGGCTCAGTCCATGCTCAAGGAACGCAACCTTTTTAAGGCTGAAAAGAAGAAGGGCCGTTCAGTGTCTCAAGGACTGATTGAAGCCTACGTTCACGCCGGCGGGCGTATCGGCGCTATGATTGAACTAAACTGCGAGACTGACTTTGCCGCTCGCACCAACGAATTTAAAGAGCTGGCTCACAACCTGGCGTTACAGGTGGCCGCCATGCCTGCTCGCTTTATCTCAACAGACGAAATCCCTGCCGGTGTTGAAGGTGTCGAGGAAAAAGTAGACTGTCTCCTCCTGCAACCTTATATCAGGAACCTCGATATGACTATCCAGGATGTCATCAATGAGACTATCGCCAAAGTAGGGGAAAACATTAAAATCAGTCGATTCGTCAGGTATGAAGTAGGGGAAGGAAAAGAAGAGTAA
- a CDS encoding pentapeptide repeat-containing protein: MGEGSKEKPYTREDVLRLIEENGGAADGLDLSGKVFEKGVDLRRLHLRGITLKRAVLENAHFEEANLWGVHIEKAVLRDAHFEKANIRAMHFEGADLQNAHFEGAVAWGTHFEGADLRNAHFEKADLWHAHMERADLSGARFDETYLEGARLPEKGE, from the coding sequence ATGGGAGAAGGCAGCAAGGAAAAACCCTACACCCGTGAAGACGTGCTCCGGCTGATTGAAGAGAACGGCGGCGCCGCCGACGGGCTTGACCTCTCCGGAAAGGTCTTTGAGAAAGGCGTTGACCTGCGGCGGCTCCACCTGCGAGGGATTACCCTCAAGAGGGCAGTATTAGAGAACGCTCACTTCGAGGAGGCCAATCTGTGGGGCGTCCACATCGAAAAGGCAGTGCTGCGGGACGCCCATTTTGAGAAAGCTAATATCCGCGCCATGCACTTTGAGGGGGCTGACCTGCAAAACGCCCACTTCGAGGGGGCGGTCGCCTGGGGCACCCATTTTGAAGGCGCCGATTTACGAAACGCCCACTTTGAAAAAGCCGATTTATGGCACGCCCACATGGAGCGCGCCGACCTGTCCGGCGCCCGGTTTGATGAGACTTACCTGGAAGGCGCACGGCTGCCGGAGAAGGGGGAGTGA